A DNA window from Brassica napus cultivar Da-Ae chromosome A4, Da-Ae, whole genome shotgun sequence contains the following coding sequences:
- the LOC111215048 gene encoding chaperone protein dnaJ A6, chloroplastic, whose protein sequence is MGVTQFRSSQFAVRAYHPSRIKQNSMRSQINCLGASRSSMFSHGSLSMAGTSRNMQSHRANTFDFLFGTDNTDYYSLLGVSEHSTLSELKKAYWRLAKTYHPDVNKDPDAADKFIEINNAYEVLLDEMKAYDALGRIRGLKAVDDICEDEVIIPIKRTCYDLYSLKTLMAKCTTCGGQGHVYTSVKTPLGMKHEALTCSSCNGTGHVFDLRTSDIS, encoded by the exons ATGGGTGTAACACAATTTAGAAGTAGTCAATTTGCAGTGAGAGCTTATCATCCCAGCAGAATCAAGCAAAA ttCCATGAGGAGCCAAATCAATTGTTTGGGAGCTTCAAGGTCGAGTATGTTCTCACATGGTTCCTTGTCCATGGCCGGAACGTCTAGAAATATGCAGAGTCACAGAGCGAACACGTTTGATTTCTTATTTGGTACAGACAATACA GATTACTATTCCCTTCTTGGAGTTTCAGAACATTCTACCCTATCTGAGCTTAAAAAAG CTTACTGGAGACTGGCTAAGACATACCATCCAGATGTGAACAA GGATCCTGATGCAGCAGATAAATTCATAGAAATAAATAATGCATATGAG GTGTTGTTAGATGAAATGAAAGCCTATGATGCACTGGGACGGATACGGGGATTGAAAGCTGTTGACGATATTTGTGAGGATGAAGTAATAATACCCATCAAGAGGACTTGTTACGATTTGTATTCTCTAAAGACTCTTATGGCCAAATGCACCACTTGCGGCGGGCAAGGTCATGTGTACACATCAGTGAAAACTCCTCTTGGTATGAAGCACGAAGCCCTGACTTGCTCCTCCTGTAATGGCACTGGCCATGTCTTCGATCTTCGAACATCTGACATCTCTTAA
- the LOC106446408 gene encoding mediator of RNA polymerase II transcription subunit 18-like, whose amino-acid sequence MECVVQGIIETQHVEALEILLQGLCGVQRERLRVHELTLKSVPNLGVVSSEVRLLCDLDQQPEPTWTVKHVGGAMRGAGADQISVMVRTMIESKVSKNALRMFYSLGYKLDHELLKVGFAFHFQRTAHISVSVSSVNKMPKIHAIDEAVPVTPGMQIVVVTAPATPENYSEVAAAVSSFCEFLAPLVHLSKPFISTGVVPTAAAAAASLMSDGGGTTL is encoded by the exons ATGGAGTGTGTAGTTCAAGGAATCATCGAGACACAG CATGTTGAAGCTCTTGAGATCCTCCTTCAAGGTCTCTGTGGTGTTCAACGCGAACGCTTGAGAGTCCATGAGCTAACTTTGAAAAGCGTCCCAAATCTTG GAGTTGTATCTTCAGAAGTTAGGCTTCTATGTGACCTCGACCAACAACCAGAGCCCACATGGACGGTTAAACATGTTGGTGGTGCGATGAGAGGTGCAGGAGCTGATCAGATCTCTGTTATGGTGAGAACCATGATCGAAAGTAAAGTCAGCAAGAACGCCTTGCGTATGTTCTACTCGCTCGGTTACAAACTAGACCACGAGCTTCTCAAAGTTGGCTTCGCTTTTCACTTCCAACGGACAGCGCACATAAGCGTCTCTGTGTCTTCGGTGAACAAGATGCCTAAGATTCATGCCATAGATGAGGCTGTCCCTGTAACTCCTGGGATGCAGATTGTTGTTGTCACAGCTCCAGCAACGCCTGAGAATTACAGTGAAGTTGCAGCTGCTGTTTCATCCTTCTGTGAATTTCTCGCCCC gCTTGTGCACTTGTCGAAACCCTTCATCTCTACGGGAGTTGTGCCGACCGCTGCTGCGGCTGCTGCATCTCTTATGTCGGATGGAGGTGGTACTACATTATGA
- the LOC106446409 gene encoding RNA cytosine-C(5)-methyltransferase NSUN2: MGRGRQRGRSQRKHFKESRENVWKRPKSDAPDNAAVADKPTWEPFLTDNPNFEEYYKEQGIVKAEEWELFMEFLRKPLPAAFRVNSNSQFCDEIISILENDFVKSLQAEAIEGGEMEAIKPLPWYPKNLAWHSNFSRKEIRKNKILERFHEFLKLENEVGNMTRQEAVSMVPPLFLDVHPDHFVLDMCAAPGSKTFQLLEIIHGASEPGTLPNGMVVANDVDFQRSNLLIHQTKRMCTANLMVTNHEGQQFPGCRLKGPSDDLPINQLSFDRVLCDVPCSGDGTLRKAPDIWRKWNSGMGNGLHSLQVILAMRGLSLLKVGGKMIYSTCSMNPVEDEAVVAEILRRCGDSVELVDVSDKLPELIRRPGLKTWKVRDKGGWFTSYKDVPQNRRGGVIVSMFPSGKNLKDSTETTQENENGGVQNECKETENSVVDAIPDEPIVEVSDLPLERCMRIVPHDQNTGAFFIAVLHKVSPLPEFQEKPNPRKHSSKKNADSTVKSPPEEAVVSANTEPVESPVETVIEEDANNEKDDSLVEPEKQTTEGETTITEEKEANPPSQAGGKRKVPMQGRWKGFDPVVFLKEETLIDSIKEFYGIKDESFPLNGHLVTRNTDTSSVKRIYYVSKSVKEVLQLNFAVGQQLKIASVGLKMFERQSAKEGSSKPCSFRISAEGLPVILPYITKQVLYTPMADFKHLLEHKSIRFPDFVNPQLSQKATELVLGCCVVILSDGEEPVKADASTIAISCWRGNNSLAVMITPADCQELLERLAERTPKTGGGSVDGNNGDSVAMETA; encoded by the exons ATGGGTAGAGGAAGACAGAGAGGTCGTTCTCAGAGAAAACACTTCAAAGAGAGCAGAGAGAATGTCTGGAAACGCCCCAAATCCGATGCTCCCGACAACGCCGCCGTCGCTGACAAACCCACCTGGGAGCCTTTCTTGACTGACAACCCTAACTTCGAGGAGTACTACAAG GAACAAGGGATAGTGAAAGCAGAAGAGTGGGAGCTGTTCATGGAGTTTCTTCGTAAGCCTTTGCCTGCTGCCTTTAGGGTTAACTCCAA TAGCCAGTTTTGCGATGAGATTATATCTATATTGGAGAATGACTTTGTGAAATCTCTTCAGGCTGAG GCCATAGAAGGTGGTGAGATGGAGGCTATTAAGCCCTTGCCTTGGTATCCTAAGAATCTCGCTTGGCATTCCAATTTTTCTCGCAAGGAGATTAGGAAAAATAAGATACTTGAGAG GTTTCATGAATTTCTGAAACTAGAAAATGAAGTTGGAAACATGACTAGACAGGAAGCTGTTAGCATG GTGCCTCCTCTTTTCCTCGACGTACATCCAGATCATTTTGTGCTTGACA TGTGTGCTGCACCGGGTTCAAAAACATTTCAGCTTCTTGAGATTATACATGGAGCATCTGAACCAGGAACTCTACCTAATGGAATG GTGGTGGCTAACGATGTTGATTTCCAAAGATCTAACCTTCTTATTCACCAAACAAAGAGAATGTGCACCGCAAACTTGATGGTGACTAACCATGAAGGGCAACAGTTCCCCGGTTGCCGCTTGAAAGGACCAAGTGATGATTTACCCATTAATCAGCTTTCCTTTGACCGTGTTCTATGTGATGTTCCGTGCAGTGGTGATGGTACACTGCGCAAGGCTCCAGACATCTGGCGGAAATG GAATTCTGGAATGGGCAATGGACTCCATAGCCTACAGGTTATCCTTGCTATGAGGG GTTTATCGCTGTTGAAAGTTGGTGGGAAAATGATATACTCAACCTGCTCAATGAACCCAGTTGAGGATGAAGCTGTTGTCGCTGAG ATTCTAAGGAGGTGTGGAGACTCTGTTGAACTTGTAGATGTTTCTGATAAGCTTCCTGAACTCATACGGAGGCCAGGTCTCAAGACATGGAAG GTGCGTGATAAAGGTGGGTGGTTTACTTCTTACAAAGACGTTCCTCAAAACCGACGAGGAGGAGTCATTGTGAGCATGTTTCCTTCTGGGAAAAACCTCAAGGACTCAACCGAAACAACTCAGGAGAATGAGAATGGTGGTGTTCAAAATGAGTGCAAGGAAACAGAGAACTCTGTGGTGGATGCTATACCTGATGAACCAATTGTTGAAGTGTCTGATCTTCCACTTGAACGTTGCATGAGGATAGTGCCTCATGATCAGAACACTGGAGCCTTTTTCATCGCGGTTCTTCACAAAGTTTCACCACTGCCag AATTTCAGGAGAAACCAAATCCAAGAAAGCACTCATCTAAGAAAAATGCTGACTCGACGGTAAAGTCTCCGCCTGAAGAAGCTGTTGTCAGTGCTAATACTGAACCAGTAGAGAGTCCAGTGGAAACAGTTATAGAAGAAGATGCAAACAATGAGAAAGATGATAGCTTGGTGGAGCCTGAGAAGCAAACCACTGAGGGAGAAACCACCATCACTGAAGAGAAAGAAGCTAATCCTCCGAGTCAAGCGGGAGGCAAGAGAAAAGTACCGATGCAGGGGAGGTGGAAAGGCTTCGACCCTGTTGTTTTCCTGAAAGAGGAGACGTTAATCGATAGCATCAAGGAGTTTTACGGTATCAAAGATGAATCATTCCCGTTGAACGGTCATCTGGTGACAAGAAACACCGACACAAGCAGCGTGAAGAGGATTTACtatgtttcaaaatctgttAAAGAAGTTCTTCAGCTGAATTTTGCAGTCGGACAGCAGCTTAAGATTGCTTCCGTTGGCCTCAAGATGTTT GAGAGACAATCAGCAAAAGAAGGTTCAAGCAAGCCGTGCTCATTCCGTATATCAGCGGAGGGACTACCTGTGATCCTTCCATACATCACCAAACAAGTTCTCTACACTCCAATGGCAGACTTCAAACATCTTCTTGAACACAAATCGATCAGGTTTCCCGATTTTGTCAATCCACAGTTGAGTCAGAAAGCAACTGAACTTGTTCTGGGATGCTGTGTGGTGATTCTCAGCGACG GTGAAGAACCTGTGAAAGCAGATGCATCTACGATTGCTATCAGTTGCTGGAGAGGGAATAACAGTTTGGCTGTTATGATCACTCCTGCGGATTGCCAGGAGCTTCTAGAGAGACTTGCTGAGAGAACACCAAAAACAGGTGGTGGTTCCGTTGATGGGAACAACGGCGATTCAGTAGCTATGGAGACAGCTTAA
- the LOC125607987 gene encoding peroxidase 17: MSLFNPHLILHLLLLTVVTGEILRPRFYSETCPEAESIVRREMKKAMFKEARSVASVMRLQFHDCFVNGCDASVLLDDTPNMLGEKLSLSNINSLRSFEVVDYIKEALEKACPATVSCADIVIMASRDAVALTGGPDWEVKLGRKDSLTASQKDSDDIMPSPRANATFLIDLFKRFDLSVKDMVALSGSHSIGQGRCFSIMFRLYNQSGSGKPDPVLEPVYKKRLNKLCPLGGDENVTGDLDATPHVFDNQYFKDLVSGRGFLNSDQTLYTSRETREYVKRFSEDQGEFFRAFAEGMVKLGDLQSGRPGEIRSNCRVVNRRHNDVLLVS; encoded by the exons atgTCTCTTTTCAATCCCCATCTCATCCTCCACCTACTTCTCTTGACGGTGGTCACCGGAGAAATTCTCCGACCAAGATTCTACAGCGAAACATGCCCTGAAGCTGAATCCATAGTAAGAAGAGAAATGAAGAAAGCCATGTTTAAAGAAGCAAGAAGCGTCGCTTCCGTTATGCGTCTCCAGTTTCACGACTGTTTCGTCAAT GGATGTGACGCGTCTGTGTTGCTTGACGACACACCGAACATGCTTGGTGAGAAACTATCACTTTCCAACATCAATTCACTTAGATCATTCGAAGTTGTTGACTACATTAAAGAAGCTCTAGAGAAAGCTTGTCCAGCTACTGTTTCTTGTGCTGACATCGTTATCATGGCTTCTCGTGACGCCGTTGCTCTT ACAGGAGGACCGGACTGGGAAGTGAAGCTAGGGAGGAAAGACAGTTTAACAGCGAGTCAAAAAGATTCAGACGATATAATGCCGAGTCCACGAGCAAACGCAACGTTCTTGATTGATCTCTTCAAAAGATTCGATCTTTCTGTCAAAGACATGGTGGCTTTATCTGGGTCACACTCGATTGGTCAAGGTCGGTGTTTTTCTATCATGTTTAGGCTTTACAACCAATCCGGTTCTGGTAAACCGGATCCAGTTCTCGAACCGGTTTACAAGAAGAGGCTTAACAAGCTTTGTCCATTGGGTGGAGACGAGAACGTGACCGGAGATCTAGACGCAACACCACATGTTTTTGATAATCAGTACTTCAAAGACTTGGTCTCAGGGAGAGGGTTTCTTAACTCTGACCAGACTCTTTACACGAGTAGAGAGACGAGGGAGTATGTGAAAAGGTTTAGTGAGGATCAAGGTGAGTTCTTCAGGGCTTTTGCAGAAGGGATGGTGAAGCTGGGTGATTTGCAATCTGGGAGACCTGGTGAGATTAGGTCTAACTGTAGGGTTGTTAATAGAAGGCATAATGATGTATTGCTTGTCTCttga